In a single window of the Patescibacteria group bacterium genome:
- a CDS encoding DUF5011 domain-containing protein, whose product GDLTDEINTINNVNTNTLGSYSVSYVVSDSSGNTSTSTRSVNVVDVFLDSTPPTITILGPNPLSIYKGDSYYDPGVIAIDNIDGDITDNIESISNVDINNVGLYSVTYVVSDTATNISTSTRVVNVLTRPSTGSTSGGWDSVEDGNTTENDNNVDDNIDEDNNTDSSNGSNFSWTIGQWVKTNDSKTVYFVDSNNNRHAYSNQDIWNSYFNNDFSFVNTITKEELANYRLTKNVPFNSGTLIKMQTIPKVYVVSENNIIHWIKTEATAKRLFGNLWNTLIHDIDEILFGDYILGIDIE is encoded by the coding sequence GGTGATTTAACAGATGAAATAAATACAATTAACAATGTGAACACAAACACTTTAGGATCTTATTCTGTTTCATATGTTGTTTCTGATTCATCTGGCAATACAAGCACATCAACAAGATCGGTAAATGTGGTTGATGTTTTCTTAGACTCAACACCACCAACCATTACCATCCTAGGACCAAATCCACTATCAATATACAAAGGAGATAGTTACTATGATCCAGGGGTTATAGCTATTGATAATATAGATGGAGATATAACAGATAATATTGAATCAATAAGTAATGTAGATATAAATAACGTAGGATTATATAGTGTTACTTATGTAGTATCAGATACTGCTACTAATATAAGTACATCTACAAGAGTAGTAAATGTTTTAACTAGACCATCAACAGGATCAACTAGTGGAGGATGGGATAGTGTTGAAGACGGCAACACAACAGAAAATGATAATAATGTAGATGATAATATTGATGAAGATAATAATACAGATAGTAGTAATGGTTCAAATTTTAGTTGGACTATAGGGCAATGGGTAAAGACAAATGATAGTAAAACAGTATATTTTGTAGATAGTAATAACAACAGACATGCATATTCAAATCAAGATATATGGAATTCATACTTTAATAATGACTTTTCATTTGTAAATACAATAACAAAAGAAGAACTAGCTAATTATAGACTTACAAAAAATGTTCCATTTAATTCTGGAACACTTATAAAAATGCAAACCATTCCTAAGGTATATGTAGTATCTGAAAACAATATTATTCATTGGATAAAGACAGAAGCTACTGCAAAAAGATTATTTGGAAACCTTTGGAATACATTAATTCATGATATAGATGAAATATTATTTGGTGATTATATATTAGGAATTGATATAGAATAA
- a CDS encoding tRNA uridine(34) 5-carboxymethylaminomethyl modification radical SAM/GNAT enzyme Elp3, producing MLSLYQKILKKLLEKSYKNRDEFELRKKQICGEFKVRPITNTPLIFTYQELLKNKKIKRNKNFEEMTITRKTRTISGVTPITVLTKPYACPGKCIYCPHEDKMPTSYLSNEPAAQRAKGLKFDPYNQVQYRIKALETNGHCVDKIELLVLGGSWNAYTKKYQNWFVSRCFQGANDYPKNNSNKKYKLEKMLKKNESAKYRIIGETLETRPDLINETELKTMRHLGCTRIQFGVQHTDDEILKKVKRGHNQKDVIRATKLCKEVGLKVDYHLMPDLPFSSPKKDFKMFQTIFDNPNYRPDQIKIYPCIVTREAKILYKMFKNRDYVPYTKKELLNLLINVKTKTIPYYVRINRLIRDIPKESIVGGNDITNLRQSIEREMKLDNLKCKCIRCREVKDKEIKLKDAKLFIEKYNASSGTEFFISYENYERTKLYAFLRLRFNHDKSKNVFSELKNCSIVREIHVYGKLVAHNEKASKTSSQHTGFGKRLMQEAENISHDNNYKKIAVISGIGVREYYKKLGYKLDGEYMVKKLK from the coding sequence ATGCTTTCATTATACCAAAAAATATTAAAGAAGCTACTTGAAAAGTCCTACAAAAATAGGGATGAGTTTGAACTTAGGAAAAAACAAATTTGTGGAGAATTCAAAGTAAGACCAATAACCAATACTCCTTTAATTTTTACATATCAGGAATTATTAAAAAATAAAAAAATCAAAAGAAACAAAAATTTTGAAGAAATGACAATAACCAGAAAAACAAGAACTATATCAGGAGTTACTCCAATTACAGTCCTCACAAAACCATACGCTTGCCCTGGAAAATGTATATATTGCCCACACGAAGACAAAATGCCAACAAGCTACTTATCAAATGAACCAGCAGCACAACGTGCAAAAGGATTAAAATTTGATCCATACAACCAAGTTCAATATCGTATAAAAGCACTTGAAACAAATGGGCATTGTGTTGATAAAATAGAACTACTTGTTCTCGGTGGCTCATGGAATGCTTATACAAAAAAATATCAAAATTGGTTTGTTTCACGTTGTTTTCAAGGGGCGAATGATTATCCAAAAAACAATTCCAATAAAAAATACAAACTAGAAAAAATGTTGAAAAAAAATGAATCTGCAAAATATAGAATAATTGGAGAAACACTTGAAACACGCCCAGATCTTATAAATGAAACCGAATTAAAAACAATGAGACACCTTGGATGCACAAGAATTCAATTTGGAGTTCAGCATACGGATGATGAAATATTAAAAAAAGTTAAACGTGGCCACAATCAAAAAGATGTAATCAGAGCTACAAAATTATGTAAAGAAGTTGGATTAAAAGTTGATTATCATTTGATGCCAGATTTGCCCTTTTCAAGTCCTAAAAAAGATTTCAAAATGTTTCAAACTATTTTTGATAATCCTAATTATCGTCCTGATCAAATAAAAATTTATCCCTGTATTGTAACTCGTGAAGCAAAAATTCTTTATAAAATGTTCAAAAATAGAGATTATGTACCATACACAAAAAAAGAATTATTAAATTTACTAATAAATGTAAAAACAAAAACTATTCCATATTATGTGAGAATAAATAGATTGATCCGTGATATTCCAAAAGAATCAATAGTTGGCGGAAATGATATTACAAATTTGCGCCAAAGCATAGAACGTGAAATGAAATTAGATAATTTAAAATGTAAATGCATAAGATGTCGTGAAGTAAAAGACAAAGAAATAAAACTAAAAGATGCAAAATTGTTTATTGAAAAATACAATGCTTCAAGTGGAACAGAATTTTTTATAAGTTATGAAAATTATGAGAGAACTAAATTATATGCTTTTTTAAGATTGAGATTTAATCATGATAAGTCAAAAAATGTTTTCTCTGAACTAAAAAATTGTTCAATTGTAAGAGAGATTCATGTTTATGGAAAACTTGTAGCACATAATGAAAAAGCTTCAAAAACATCAAGTCAACATACTGGCTTTGGCAAAAGACTTATGCAAGAAGCTGAAAATATATCTCACGATAATAATTACAAAAAAATAGCAGTAATCTCAGGAATTGGAGTAAGGGAATATTACAAAAAATTGGGATATAAACTTGATGGCGAGTATATGGTAAAAAAGTTAAAATAA
- a CDS encoding serine hydroxymethyltransferase, with the protein MINKKDNDLFEIINQELERQQDGLEMIASENYVSENVLHAMGSILTNKYSEGYPGKRYYGGNEFIDEIENLGRDYAKRIFQVDHANLQPYSGSPANQAVYFALCEPHDKVMGMNLLYGGHLTHGWKVNFSGMFYDAIQYTTDKNGFLDYNAIENMIKKEKPKLVFVGATAYSRIIDFEKLAEITHKENAFLVADIAHIAGLIAGGVHPSPAGFADVITTTTHKTLRGPRGAMIMCDGDPSNPTKKPEPAIGWRESKQNIPTYIDRAVFPGLQGGPHNQTTAGITQALFEAQKPEFKEYAEQIVKNAKTLAEELTNAGLKIITGGTDNHLLLIDVTPFGISGAEAEKSLELAGITVNKNTIPFDTRGPFDPSGIRIGTPALTSREMKESEMIQISEMITKILKNYNNKEIIKKVKSEIKNLCDKFPIYKNIKY; encoded by the coding sequence ATGATAAATAAAAAAGACAATGACCTTTTTGAAATTATAAATCAAGAACTTGAAAGACAACAAGATGGCCTTGAAATGATCGCATCTGAGAATTATGTTTCAGAAAATGTACTTCACGCTATGGGCTCAATTCTCACAAACAAATATTCAGAAGGCTACCCAGGAAAAAGATATTATGGTGGAAATGAATTTATAGATGAAATAGAAAATCTAGGACGAGATTATGCAAAAAGAATATTTCAAGTTGACCATGCAAATTTGCAACCATACTCTGGCTCCCCTGCAAATCAAGCAGTATATTTTGCACTATGTGAGCCTCACGACAAAGTAATGGGAATGAATTTGCTCTATGGTGGACACCTTACTCATGGTTGGAAAGTAAATTTTAGTGGAATGTTTTATGATGCTATTCAATACACAACAGATAAAAATGGATTTCTTGATTACAATGCCATAGAAAATATGATAAAAAAAGAAAAGCCAAAATTGGTTTTTGTAGGAGCAACTGCATACTCACGAATTATAGATTTTGAAAAATTGGCAGAAATAACACACAAAGAAAATGCATTTTTGGTTGCTGACATTGCACATATTGCAGGACTTATTGCTGGTGGAGTTCATCCAAGTCCAGCAGGATTTGCTGATGTCATAACAACTACAACGCACAAAACGCTTCGTGGCCCAAGAGGCGCTATGATAATGTGCGATGGAGACCCATCAAATCCTACAAAAAAACCAGAACCAGCAATTGGTTGGCGCGAATCAAAACAAAATATTCCAACATATATTGATAGAGCTGTATTTCCAGGGCTTCAAGGTGGCCCACACAATCAAACAACTGCTGGTATTACACAGGCTTTGTTTGAAGCTCAAAAACCAGAGTTCAAAGAATACGCAGAGCAAATTGTAAAAAATGCAAAAACTTTAGCTGAAGAACTTACAAATGCAGGACTAAAAATTATAACTGGTGGAACTGATAATCACTTATTACTAATAGATGTAACTCCATTTGGAATAAGTGGTGCTGAAGCAGAAAAATCATTAGAATTAGCTGGAATTACTGTAAACAAAAATACAATTCCATTTGATACGCGAGGTCCATTTGATCCATCAGGAATAAGAATTGGAACACCAGCATTAACAAGTCGCGAAATGAAAGAATCTGAAATGATTCAAATATCTGAGATGATAACGAAAATCCTAAAAAATTATAATAATAAAGAAATTATAAAAAAAGTCAAAAGTGAAATAAAAAATTTGTGTGATAAATTTCCAATTTATAAAAACATAAAATACTAG
- a CDS encoding DUF2341 domain-containing protein, producing MYKSTKNIKLLIVFFLLSIFFFSVNAETSVWTFDNSSDYNFDSEKIEFSSGAVQLKIKSDWYNRDWKYRKPIIITNSELTLTNYQIRVDLSNINFDFSKTSTTLSDIIFTDSDGTTALDYWIENLDNTGVSTSTIWVEIPNIPNPYKTIYMYYGNPSAVANSNGDDTFLFFDNDFTSRITYESQALSNAETYQTIPTYDDSGQAIHPDIVYFDTPWNGYKYWMAMNPYPNSDQTKENPSIVVSNDGASWTVPNGLTNPIDNQPSGYDSDTDMIYDGNSNELIIYYREYSGSPATDKIKRRVSSNGINWSEEENVLNGAEGGILSPAVLKIENQFFMWYVDSLGGGSSATNTLVKYIVSDNGISNWSQPISVSLSQPGYVIWHIDIKYIPEKQKYYMLYSAFPVGQSNDDGAALFFAQSDDGITWEVYNKKAINTYPTSSWDSRAIYRATFLYNDNSDMFRVWYSAKGNDNSWHTGYTERNMTAFLDSMDSDNTKKWIDYKKGSQSATIATTSDGIILSGQPNTVSSANIRTTKKFTNNIIIELRQRISNERYWDTSIGSYVASEEGFYEARKGEVVIRSREYPTLSSSSPWYHTTLGAGYMWNADDVNSVSSKARVYKMVNITANTNALASSSGTPIHPVNQWLKNRYIYSGSGNLQWYVGDNLIVSSNDTAYLDNEKYLLLSQGAYTTSNWGGNREIDYVFVRQYATTTPSISLGAEEKRFYTDNPHIELKSDNAVEFVNIFDFIEESLENGGEIKYQISKDGGLNWYWYNGDSWENYNNPDYIKTNTAGEIASNIELFSFGGGNFVFRSFFHSDGTQDVKLESLNLVYSDDLTPPVISGLSDDSTPRKIKIWNWSSDDEDATYRYHTTTSDSFVFSDEEYSSTTSTAQSSGNGMYYLYVQARDANNNESDVVVVFAVLDNTHPVITILGDNPISVEHGSSYVDAGATALDNVDGDLTDEINTINNVNTNTLGSYSVSYVVSDSSGNTSTSTR from the coding sequence ATGTATAAATCCACAAAAAATATAAAACTTTTAATTGTTTTCTTTTTGCTTTCTATTTTCTTTTTTTCTGTTAATGCAGAAACATCTGTTTGGACATTTGATAATTCATCCGACTATAATTTTGATTCGGAAAAAATAGAGTTTTCATCTGGTGCTGTACAATTAAAAATAAAGTCAGATTGGTATAATAGAGATTGGAAATATAGAAAACCAATAATAATTACAAACAGCGAATTAACTCTCACAAATTATCAAATTAGAGTAGATTTGAGTAATATAAATTTTGATTTTTCAAAAACCTCCACTACGTTGTCTGATATAATTTTTACAGATAGTGATGGCACAACAGCTTTAGACTATTGGATAGAGAATCTTGATAATACTGGTGTGTCAACTAGTACTATTTGGGTCGAAATTCCAAATATTCCAAATCCTTATAAAACTATTTATATGTATTATGGTAATCCTAGTGCTGTGGCAAACTCTAATGGAGATGATACATTTTTGTTTTTTGATAATGATTTTACATCAAGAATAACTTATGAATCTCAAGCACTTTCAAATGCAGAAACATATCAAACTATTCCAACATATGATGATTCAGGACAAGCTATTCATCCAGATATTGTATATTTTGACACACCATGGAATGGTTATAAATATTGGATGGCTATGAATCCTTATCCAAATAGTGATCAGACAAAAGAAAATCCATCAATAGTTGTATCAAATGACGGTGCTTCTTGGACTGTTCCAAATGGTCTTACAAATCCAATAGATAATCAACCAAGCGGGTATGATTCTGATACAGACATGATTTATGATGGGAATTCCAATGAATTAATTATTTATTATAGGGAATATAGTGGAAGTCCTGCCACAGATAAAATCAAGAGAAGGGTTTCTTCTAATGGAATTAATTGGTCAGAGGAGGAAAATGTTTTAAATGGTGCAGAGGGTGGTATTTTGTCTCCAGCAGTATTAAAAATAGAAAATCAATTTTTTATGTGGTATGTAGATTCTTTAGGAGGTGGTTCAAGTGCCACAAATACACTTGTTAAATATATAGTTTCCGATAATGGGATTTCTAACTGGTCCCAACCTATATCTGTCTCATTGTCTCAGCCAGGGTATGTGATTTGGCATATAGATATAAAATATATTCCAGAAAAACAAAAATATTATATGCTTTATTCTGCTTTTCCAGTTGGTCAATCTAACGACGATGGTGCTGCATTATTTTTTGCACAGAGTGATGATGGTATAACTTGGGAAGTTTATAATAAAAAAGCTATAAATACATACCCAACTTCTTCTTGGGATTCTAGAGCTATTTATAGAGCTACTTTTTTATATAATGATAATTCTGATATGTTCAGGGTTTGGTATAGTGCAAAAGGAAATGATAATAGTTGGCACACTGGATATACTGAGAGAAATATGACAGCATTTTTAGATTCAATGGACTCTGATAATACAAAAAAATGGATAGATTACAAAAAAGGTTCTCAAAGTGCGACTATAGCAACAACTTCAGATGGTATTATATTATCTGGTCAACCAAATACAGTATCGAGTGCAAATATAAGAACAACAAAAAAATTTACAAATAATATAATAATTGAATTAAGACAGAGAATATCAAATGAGAGATATTGGGATACCTCTATTGGAAGTTATGTTGCATCTGAAGAGGGTTTTTATGAAGCAAGAAAAGGAGAGGTTGTGATAAGATCAAGAGAGTATCCAACACTTTCATCAAGTTCACCATGGTATCACACCACTCTTGGAGCTGGGTATATGTGGAATGCAGATGATGTAAATAGTGTGTCTAGTAAAGCCAGAGTTTATAAGATGGTGAATATAACAGCTAATACAAATGCATTAGCTAGTTCTTCTGGTACGCCTATTCATCCAGTAAATCAATGGTTGAAGAATAGATATATATATTCAGGTTCGGGAAATTTGCAATGGTATGTTGGTGACAACCTCATTGTTTCTTCAAATGATACAGCATACCTTGATAATGAAAAATATTTACTTTTATCCCAAGGTGCTTATACTACTAGTAATTGGGGTGGCAATAGAGAAATTGATTATGTTTTTGTAAGACAATATGCAACTACTACGCCATCTATATCTCTTGGTGCAGAAGAAAAACGTTTTTATACCGATAATCCACATATTGAATTAAAGTCTGATAATGCTGTTGAATTTGTTAATATTTTTGACTTTATAGAGGAATCTTTAGAAAATGGGGGAGAAATAAAATATCAAATATCTAAAGATGGTGGTTTAAATTGGTATTGGTATAATGGAGATTCTTGGGAAAATTATAATAACCCTGATTATATAAAGACAAATACGGCAGGTGAAATTGCTTCTAATATAGAACTGTTTTCATTTGGAGGTGGAAATTTTGTATTTAGATCGTTTTTTCATTCAGATGGAACGCAGGATGTAAAATTAGAATCACTTAACTTGGTCTATTCGGATGATTTAACACCGCCAGTTATTAGTGGATTATCAGATGATTCAACACCAAGAAAAATAAAAATATGGAACTGGTCTAGCGATGACGAAGATGCGACATATAGATATCACACTACAACATCTGATTCATTTGTTTTTAGTGATGAAGAATATTCTTCTACTACATCTACTGCGCAATCCAGTGGTAATGGAATGTATTATTTGTATGTACAGGCAAGAGATGCAAATAACAATGAGAGTGATGTTGTTGTTGTTTTTGCAGTTTTAGATAACACACATCCGGTCATTACGATTTTAGGAGATAATCCAATATCAGTAGAGCATGGAAGTTCATATGTAGATGCAGGAGCAACTGCTTTAGATAATGTAGATGGTGATTTAACAGATGAAATAAATACAATTAACAATGTGAACACAAACACTTTAGGATCTTATTCTGTTTCATATGTTGTTTCTGATTCATCTGGCAATACAAGCACATCAACAAGAT
- a CDS encoding DUF5011 domain-containing protein: MKKLNKFLFIFIFLFVININISFAESVWENVGNERFSPGEAFDISFTIDATGTPYIAYSDSGVDWSGYYGASVMKYNGSSWVDVGNPEFSTAGAYDISIAIDSFGNPYVAYLDENSGYSAMVMKYNGLIWEELGTSGSGFSGGEAGYTSLAIDNDNIPYVAYSDVENSRGATVMKYSTSTGLWVNVGSVNFSDGRVDYTSLAIDDDNIPYVAYRDNINSDKITVMKYTGLGGSGWEIVGDVGFSSGIGVRPIFSDVYDISLVINNNVPYVVYSDAGDSYKAMVMKYNGLAWEEVGTTGTGFSDGEAWYTSLDFDSNNIPYVAYSDDPNNEGATVMKYASTTDEWVNVGGANFSNGVAYYTSIATYDNVLYVAYAYYWDNGYEQEFDGNATVMKYGSSDSEDSDIIPPVITILDSNPISVYKGDSYYDPGATALDDIDGDITENIETTSNVDINTIGTYSVIYEVSDIAGNTSTSTRVVNVLVRPSTGSLYDKWNDIDVNNDDNIDEVDNNENNSDKNLFWITGKWVKTSDSKTVYFVDTNNVRHAYPNQDVWNSYFENDFSFVEIITKEELAIYTLGKNVPYNAGILFKIPTVAKVYLVGSNGTIRWIKTEEKAIELYGVNWNKLVYDLPDELFGDYTIGSDIE; this comes from the coding sequence ATGAAAAAATTAAATAAATTTTTGTTTATATTTATATTTTTGTTTGTAATAAATATAAATATATCTTTTGCAGAATCAGTTTGGGAAAATGTAGGTAATGAGAGATTTTCTCCCGGGGAAGCATTTGATATTTCTTTTACTATTGACGCTACAGGTACTCCGTATATAGCATATTCTGATAGTGGAGTAGATTGGAGTGGTTATTATGGTGCTTCAGTTATGAAATATAATGGTTCGTCTTGGGTAGATGTAGGAAATCCAGAATTTTCTACTGCAGGAGCATATGATATATCTATTGCTATTGATAGTTTTGGTAATCCATATGTTGCATATTTAGATGAAAATAGTGGATATAGTGCGATGGTTATGAAATATAATGGTTTAATTTGGGAGGAATTGGGTACTTCTGGAAGTGGATTTTCCGGTGGAGAGGCTGGATACACATCACTTGCTATAGATAATGATAATATTCCATATGTTGCGTATTCAGATGTAGAAAATAGTAGAGGAGCTACAGTCATGAAATATTCCACTTCAACAGGTTTATGGGTAAATGTCGGTAGTGTTAATTTTTCGGATGGAAGGGTGGATTATACATCACTTGCTATAGATGATGATAATATTCCATATGTTGCATATAGAGATAATATTAATAGTGATAAAATTACAGTAATGAAATATACTGGTTTAGGTGGCTCTGGTTGGGAGATTGTTGGTGATGTTGGATTTTCTAGTGGAATAGGTGTGAGACCTATTTTTTCTGATGTATATGATATTTCTCTTGTTATTAATAATAATGTTCCATATGTAGTTTATTCAGATGCAGGCGATTCTTATAAAGCTATGGTTATGAAATATAATGGTTTAGCATGGGAAGAAGTAGGAACTACTGGAACTGGATTTTCCGATGGGGAGGCATGGTATACATCTCTTGATTTTGATAGTAATAATATTCCATATGTCGCATATTCAGATGATCCAAATAATGAAGGAGCTACAGTTATGAAATATGCAAGCACAACAGATGAATGGGTAAATGTGGGTGGTGCTAATTTTTCTAATGGAGTGGCTTATTATACATCTATTGCTACTTATGACAATGTTTTATATGTGGCTTATGCATATTATTGGGATAATGGTTATGAACAAGAATTTGATGGTAATGCCACAGTAATGAAATATGGTTCATCGGATTCAGAGGATTCAGATATTATACCTCCAGTTATTACAATATTAGATTCTAATCCAATATCAGTGTATAAAGGAGATAGCTATTATGATCCAGGGGCTACGGCATTAGATGATATAGATGGAGATATAACAGAAAATATAGAAACAACAAGTAATGTAGATATTAATACAATAGGAACGTATTCAGTTATATATGAAGTTTCTGACATTGCAGGGAATACCAGTACATCTACAAGAGTAGTAAATGTTTTGGTAAGACCATCAACAGGATCATTATATGATAAATGGAATGATATAGATGTTAATAATGATGATAATATAGATGAAGTTGATAATAATGAAAATAATAGTGATAAAAATTTATTTTGGATTACTGGTAAGTGGGTAAAAACAAGCGATAGCAAAACAGTATACTTTGTAGATACTAATAATGTTAGACATGCATATCCAAATCAAGATGTATGGAATTCATATTTTGAAAATGACTTTTCATTTGTTGAAATTATAACAAAAGAAGAACTAGCTATTTATACACTAGGAAAGAATGTTCCATACAATGCTGGTATATTATTTAAAATACCAACAGTAGCTAAAGTATATTTAGTAGGAAGTAATGGTACTATACGATGGATAAAGACCGAAGAAAAAGCAATAGAGTTATATGGTGTTAATTGGAACAAACTAGTTTATGATCTACCAGATGAATTGTTTGGTGATTATACTATTGGAAGTGATATAGAGTAA
- a CDS encoding methyltransferase domain-containing protein gives MTNNDIKNSYDSIAPHFNLTRKKLLQPELFDFKQYLQDGQSVLDIGCGSGRMLRILKDFEISYCGLDISLNQINYAKNEDLGKIKKTDFITKDILNANFEDNSFDIILCIATFHHIKTKKERISLLKDMYKWLKPGGYLLMTNWNLFQRIYIKYILNFQKYSWNDFLVPYRDSNGKLLTNRFYHSFTNAELKGLILKTGFNLEKIEFSSNKNNIISVCRK, from the coding sequence ATGACTAATAATGATATAAAAAATTCATACGATTCTATAGCTCCTCACTTTAATCTTACTAGAAAAAAGCTTTTACAGCCAGAACTATTTGATTTTAAGCAATATTTACAGGATGGTCAATCTGTTTTGGATATTGGTTGTGGTTCAGGAAGAATGCTTCGAATTTTGAAAGATTTTGAAATTTCTTATTGTGGTTTGGATATATCTCTAAATCAGATTAATTATGCCAAAAACGAGGATTTAGGTAAAATTAAAAAGACAGATTTTATTACGAAAGATATTTTGAATGCAAATTTTGAAGATAATAGTTTTGATATAATTTTATGTATTGCAACATTTCATCACATAAAAACAAAAAAAGAGAGGATTTCTTTATTAAAAGATATGTACAAATGGCTTAAGCCAGGTGGATATTTACTTATGACAAATTGGAACTTATTTCAGAGAATATATATAAAGTATATTTTAAATTTTCAAAAATATTCCTGGAATGATTTTTTAGTCCCATATAGAGATAGTAATGGTAAATTGCTTACAAATAGATTTTATCATTCATTTACAAATGCAGAACTTAAAGGATTGATTTTAAAAACTGGATTTAATTTAGAAAAAATAGAGTTTTCTAGTAATAAAAACAATATTATAAGTGTTTGTAGAAAATAG
- a CDS encoding tetrahydrofolate dehydrogenase/cyclohydrolase catalytic domain-containing protein, which produces MNELELKNNKIIDGVEIADKIKHSVRREIIERDLIPGLAIILVGKDSASHLYVSKKEKACAEVGIVFNKYLFKERDNEQNIIDTINFLNNDEEVDAIIVQLPLPKKFDTQKIINSINPKKDVDGFHPENINKFINNETFIEPVMTKTIKEVLNYTNEKLKGKYAVILGNSHEFIKPIEKMLSNLEIKTSHTHTSENNWQEKTKTADILITAVGEAFLIKKEMIKDDVVIIDVGINKVGNTTVGDVDYTDVFPKCKFITPVPGGIGPITIAYLLKNTLELHKKFISNQAHK; this is translated from the coding sequence ATGAACGAATTAGAATTAAAAAACAACAAAATAATAGATGGTGTAGAAATTGCAGACAAAATAAAGCACTCTGTAAGACGTGAGATTATTGAGCGTGATTTAATACCAGGTCTTGCAATAATTTTGGTCGGAAAAGATAGTGCTTCTCATCTTTATGTATCAAAAAAAGAAAAAGCATGTGCTGAAGTAGGAATTGTTTTTAATAAATATTTATTTAAAGAAAGGGACAATGAACAAAATATTATAGATACAATAAATTTTTTAAACAATGACGAAGAAGTTGATGCAATAATAGTTCAACTTCCACTTCCAAAAAAATTCGATACACAAAAAATTATTAATTCAATAAATCCTAAAAAAGATGTAGATGGATTTCACCCAGAAAATATAAATAAATTTATTAATAATGAAACTTTTATAGAACCAGTAATGACAAAAACCATAAAAGAAGTACTAAATTACACAAATGAAAAATTAAAAGGAAAATATGCTGTAATACTTGGAAATAGTCATGAATTCATAAAACCAATAGAAAAAATGTTATCTAATTTAGAAATAAAAACATCTCATACCCACACATCAGAAAATAATTGGCAAGAAAAAACAAAAACTGCTGATATTTTAATAACAGCAGTTGGTGAAGCATTTTTGATAAAAAAAGAAATGATAAAAGATGACGTAGTAATAATCGATGTAGGTATTAATAAAGTTGGAAATACTACTGTTGGCGATGTGGATTATACTGATGTGTTTCCAAAATGTAAATTTATAACTCCAGTTCCAGGTGGAATAGGACCAATTACAATAGCGTATTTATTAAAAAATACACTTGAACTTCATAAAAAATTTATCTCAAACCAAGCTCATAAATAA